Proteins encoded in a region of the Moritella marina ATCC 15381 genome:
- the rlmH gene encoding 23S rRNA (pseudouridine(1915)-N(3))-methyltransferase RlmH: protein MKIQLVAVGTKMPAWVETGYKEYTRRFPKDMPFELLEINAGKRGKNADIKRILEQEGVKTMQAIPKGNRIVTLEVTGKPWTTEQLAVELDKWKHDGRDVSLLIGGPEGLAPECIAASEQRWSLSPLTLPHPMVRVVVAEALYRAWSVTTNHPYHRE from the coding sequence ATGAAGATTCAGCTAGTTGCTGTCGGCACTAAAATGCCTGCATGGGTAGAAACGGGTTATAAGGAATATACACGTCGATTCCCTAAAGATATGCCTTTCGAATTACTTGAGATCAATGCTGGTAAGCGTGGTAAAAACGCCGACATCAAGCGGATCCTAGAACAAGAAGGTGTAAAAACGATGCAAGCGATACCGAAGGGTAATCGCATCGTGACTCTGGAGGTTACCGGTAAACCTTGGACTACTGAACAACTAGCCGTTGAACTAGATAAGTGGAAGCATGATGGTCGTGACGTTAGCCTGTTAATTGGCGGCCCAGAAGGACTTGCACCAGAATGCATCGCGGCATCAGAACAACGCTGGTCATTGTCACCGCTAACCTTACCACATCCGATGGTACGAGTAGTTGTGGCCGAGGCGTTATATCGCGCTTGGAGCGTAACAACAAACCATCCTTATCATAGAGAGTAA
- the lptE gene encoding LPS assembly lipoprotein LptE, translating to MSASALIPRITRLICIFLVTAVLGGCGFHLKNGSGIPNELRNLTLVSSKYSDLTRLIKQELRYNQINLVVPTVASTESLTTETDNASDDMGDDSTQTKTTAMDPALLNSQTPILRIMSESTGSRTVSLYSDATAAEYELSYVIKMEVRLPNQDPQYFTVALQRDQLNNSQEALARSRESELLIRELREAAAQQVVRTLSQVVIDPQTTGDRDEEPVIIFEAN from the coding sequence ATGAGCGCATCGGCACTGATTCCACGTATTACTCGACTAATTTGCATCTTCTTGGTAACAGCAGTGCTTGGCGGTTGCGGCTTCCATTTAAAAAATGGCAGTGGTATTCCCAATGAATTACGAAATTTAACCTTGGTATCGAGTAAGTATTCCGATCTCACTCGCTTAATTAAACAAGAACTACGCTACAACCAAATCAACCTTGTCGTTCCGACGGTAGCGAGCACTGAATCGTTAACCACAGAAACGGATAACGCGTCAGATGACATGGGGGATGATTCAACCCAAACTAAAACAACAGCGATGGATCCAGCACTATTAAACTCGCAAACACCGATACTCCGCATTATGTCGGAAAGTACCGGTTCACGTACGGTATCACTCTACTCTGACGCGACAGCGGCTGAATACGAGCTTAGTTACGTGATCAAAATGGAAGTGCGCTTACCGAATCAAGACCCACAGTATTTCACTGTTGCGCTACAGCGTGACCAGCTGAATAACTCGCAAGAAGCGCTTGCCCGTTCACGTGAATCTGAATTATTAATTAGAGAACTACGTGAAGCAGCTGCACAGCAGGTTGTTCGCACACTAAGCCAAGTTGTTATTGACCCGCAGACAACTGGTGATCGCGATGAAGAACCAGTTATCATATTTGAAGCCAACTAA
- the ybeD gene encoding DUF493 family protein YbeD, with translation MSLNTKFDELLDFPCLFNFKVIGNNDPKLEDNIVAVAQKHVVGNYAPTSKVSSKGTYNSVTIKVKVQDNKQVESLYIAFGAIPGVVRVL, from the coding sequence ATGTCTTTAAATACAAAATTCGACGAACTACTTGATTTCCCTTGTCTATTTAACTTTAAAGTTATCGGTAATAACGATCCTAAACTTGAAGATAACATTGTTGCAGTTGCTCAAAAGCATGTTGTGGGTAACTATGCCCCTACCTCAAAAGTGAGCAGCAAAGGTACTTACAACTCTGTTACTATCAAAGTTAAAGTACAAGATAACAAGCAAGTTGAAAGCTTATATATCGCTTTTGGTGCGATCCCAGGTGTGGTCCGCGTTTTATAA
- the rodA gene encoding rod shape-determining protein RodA — translation MPDRRHNQSIWYKLHIDFPLLFGLLSLMGVSLVVLYSAGGADVALMERQIIRMILALVVMIALAQISPSTYRRWAFPIFIIGTILLIAVLLFGHVGKGAQRWIDLGFTKFQPSEIMKVVMPLAVARYMSNQPIPPSFRTIITALIMVLIPTLLIAKQPDLGTSLLVATSGIFVIFLAGMSWRLVMIALGIVSGFAPVLWFFLMHPYQKQRVLTFLNPETDPLGSGYHIIQSKIAIGSGGFWGKGWLSGTQSQLDFLPERHTDFIFAVFSEEFGLFGVILLLSLYLFVICRGLFIALQGQRIFERLIAGSITLTFFIYLFVNIGMVSGLLPVVGVPLPLISYGGTSMVTLMAGFGILMSVRTHRRLS, via the coding sequence ATGCCAGATCGTCGTCATAATCAAAGTATTTGGTATAAGTTACATATCGATTTCCCATTATTATTTGGTTTATTAAGTTTGATGGGCGTGAGCCTTGTCGTGCTTTACAGTGCCGGTGGCGCTGATGTCGCATTAATGGAAAGGCAAATCATTCGTATGATACTTGCGTTGGTGGTAATGATTGCATTAGCACAAATCTCACCATCAACCTATCGACGCTGGGCATTCCCGATCTTTATCATTGGTACCATTTTATTGATTGCAGTATTACTCTTTGGCCACGTTGGTAAAGGGGCGCAGCGTTGGATTGATCTCGGCTTTACCAAGTTCCAACCATCTGAAATAATGAAAGTAGTAATGCCATTAGCCGTCGCTCGCTACATGAGTAACCAACCCATACCACCGAGCTTTCGAACCATTATCACCGCCTTAATCATGGTACTTATCCCTACTCTGTTAATTGCTAAACAACCCGATCTTGGTACTTCATTACTTGTCGCTACATCAGGAATATTTGTGATTTTCTTGGCCGGTATGTCATGGCGCTTAGTGATGATTGCACTGGGTATCGTGTCAGGATTTGCACCTGTGTTATGGTTCTTTTTAATGCATCCTTACCAAAAACAACGCGTATTAACCTTTCTCAATCCAGAAACAGATCCATTAGGGTCTGGTTATCATATTATCCAATCTAAAATTGCCATCGGTTCTGGCGGTTTCTGGGGTAAAGGTTGGTTATCCGGTACTCAGTCACAACTCGATTTTTTACCCGAACGTCATACCGATTTTATTTTTGCCGTATTCAGTGAAGAATTTGGTTTATTTGGGGTTATTTTATTACTGTCATTGTATCTCTTTGTGATCTGCCGTGGCTTATTTATCGCATTGCAGGGGCAGCGCATCTTTGAACGCCTGATTGCGGGCAGTATTACCCTGACATTCTTCATTTATTTGTTCGTTAATATTGGTATGGTCAGTGGATTATTACCGGTCGTGGGCGTACCGCTACCTTTAATTAGCTATGGTGGCACTTCGATGGTGACATTGATGGCAGGATTTGGCATTCTAATGTCTGTAAGAACACATCGTCGCTTAAGTTGA
- the mltB gene encoding lytic murein transglycosylase B: protein MLSKKGLFLLGLAAFQANSAELSTEHKTWVEELSTKYDISEQVLTDAIGQAKFDETVLTKIQTPWEKKPWYKYAPIFITDSRINQGVKYWQEHEDTFAKAEKEYGVPAQMIVAIMGVETYYGKYKGNLSVLDSLYTLGFNYPSRGKFFRQEFAEYIKLSKQQGWKLTETKGSYAGAMGLGQFISSSYSHYGVDFSGDGKVDMINDPVDAIGSIANYFSEHKWQTGGSVAYPVQVDSDKVQSLLNSSLRIKHTWSDLTAAGVILKESDDRVPAISIEDSSPVKLLKLEQTDSDEYWVYLNNFYTITRYNHSPLYAMAVFQLSERIKQAKHAQ, encoded by the coding sequence ATGCTAAGTAAAAAAGGTTTATTTCTGCTAGGTTTAGCAGCGTTTCAAGCTAATAGTGCTGAGTTAAGTACTGAGCACAAAACCTGGGTTGAAGAGTTAAGTACTAAATATGATATATCAGAACAAGTACTTACCGATGCTATCGGCCAAGCAAAATTTGATGAAACTGTATTAACTAAGATCCAAACCCCCTGGGAAAAGAAACCTTGGTATAAATACGCGCCAATTTTTATTACCGATAGCCGCATTAATCAGGGTGTCAAATATTGGCAAGAACACGAAGATACTTTCGCGAAGGCCGAAAAAGAATACGGTGTACCAGCGCAAATGATCGTGGCGATCATGGGTGTTGAAACCTATTACGGTAAATACAAAGGTAATTTGTCTGTATTAGATTCTTTATATACGCTTGGCTTTAATTATCCGTCTCGCGGTAAGTTTTTCCGCCAAGAGTTTGCTGAATATATCAAATTAAGTAAACAACAAGGTTGGAAACTAACAGAAACCAAAGGCTCCTACGCTGGCGCAATGGGCTTAGGTCAATTTATCTCATCAAGCTACAGCCATTACGGTGTGGATTTCTCTGGTGACGGCAAAGTAGATATGATTAATGATCCTGTTGACGCGATAGGTAGTATTGCTAACTATTTTAGCGAGCATAAATGGCAAACGGGTGGCTCTGTCGCTTACCCAGTGCAAGTTGACAGTGACAAAGTCCAAAGCCTACTTAATTCATCATTGAGAATCAAGCACACATGGTCAGACCTAACGGCTGCGGGCGTGATATTGAAAGAATCAGATGATCGCGTACCAGCTATTAGTATTGAAGACTCAAGTCCAGTAAAACTACTTAAGCTAGAGCAAACGGATAGTGATGAATATTGGGTTTATCTAAATAACTTCTACACGATCACCCGCTATAATCATAGCCCATTATACGCGATGGCTGTATTCCAGTTGAGCGAACGAATTAAACAAGCTAAACATGCGCAATAA
- the mrdA gene encoding penicillin-binding protein 2: MARKRIALRDHSAETALFSSRIVVSFIFVLCVLGLLLSNLYYLQVDSYQAYKTRSNENRVKLVPLPPNRGLIYDRNGILLAENKPVYSLDMVPNKITDIDATIVSLTTLLNLTEDNIEDFRTRLKRQRRFKLVSILTNLSESQVALFSVQQHKYPGISVNARLKRYYPFGDALTHALGYVARINSNDLKRLELNGSRAIYAATHDIGKQGIERYYEKMLHGEPGFKEVEVNNRGKIVRTLKITPPVPGNDLYLNIDIRLQLKAQKELAGRRGAIVLLAPKTGEILAMISSPSYDPNLFVHGISSKNYNRLLQSKDRPLINRATQGRYPPASTVKPQLAILGLEDGAITPSTIINDRGWFQIPNTKRRFRDWKRWGHGKINVYTAIEQSSDTFFYNLAYNVGIDKMHSFMTEFGFGKYTGIDVKEETNAIMPSRDWKRARYNEPWYQGDTISVGIGQGYWSSTPIQLAKATAIVASRGLRPVPQLIRDIKYTNGDVYEPVVELPPLKLKEPANWQVAKDGMHGVVTKSNGTARRAFANASYSAAGKSGTAQLYQLGEEKYDASKIRERLRDNAMFVAYAPFEEPEISATIILENAGGGSSQAAPSARRLFDVYFDNKKEN; this comes from the coding sequence GTGGCAAGGAAGCGTATAGCCTTACGAGACCATTCTGCGGAAACAGCACTATTTAGCAGCCGTATCGTGGTCTCATTTATTTTTGTCCTTTGCGTACTTGGCTTATTATTAAGTAATCTTTATTACTTACAAGTCGATTCATATCAAGCTTATAAAACCCGATCTAACGAAAATCGCGTCAAATTAGTACCACTTCCGCCTAACCGAGGACTGATTTACGATCGTAACGGCATACTCTTAGCTGAAAATAAACCGGTCTACAGTTTAGATATGGTGCCGAATAAAATCACCGATATCGACGCCACGATAGTCTCACTAACCACCTTACTAAATTTAACTGAAGATAATATTGAAGACTTTCGCACGCGCTTAAAACGCCAACGTCGCTTTAAATTAGTCTCAATATTAACCAATTTATCTGAATCTCAAGTTGCATTATTTTCAGTACAGCAACATAAATACCCCGGCATTTCAGTTAACGCCCGACTCAAACGTTATTACCCATTTGGTGATGCGCTTACGCATGCACTTGGTTACGTAGCAAGAATTAATAGTAATGACCTTAAACGCTTAGAGCTTAATGGCTCACGTGCAATCTATGCAGCTACGCATGACATTGGCAAGCAAGGCATCGAGCGTTATTACGAAAAAATGCTCCATGGTGAGCCTGGCTTTAAAGAAGTCGAAGTCAACAATCGCGGTAAGATTGTACGCACACTAAAAATAACACCACCCGTACCCGGTAATGACTTATATCTTAATATTGATATACGCTTACAACTTAAAGCCCAAAAAGAGCTAGCGGGTCGTCGTGGCGCGATCGTCTTACTCGCGCCTAAAACAGGTGAAATATTGGCGATGATTTCCAGCCCGAGCTATGATCCAAACTTATTTGTTCATGGCATAAGCAGCAAAAATTACAATCGTTTATTACAATCCAAAGATCGCCCTTTAATTAACCGTGCGACACAAGGCCGTTATCCGCCTGCATCAACAGTTAAACCACAATTGGCTATTTTAGGCTTAGAAGATGGTGCCATCACCCCCAGCACTATTATTAACGATCGTGGTTGGTTCCAGATCCCGAATACCAAACGTCGATTCCGAGATTGGAAACGTTGGGGACACGGTAAAATTAATGTCTATACGGCCATCGAGCAATCCTCGGATACCTTCTTTTATAACCTAGCTTATAATGTCGGTATTGATAAAATGCATAGCTTCATGACCGAATTTGGTTTTGGTAAATACACCGGTATTGATGTCAAAGAAGAAACGAATGCCATCATGCCATCACGGGATTGGAAACGTGCACGTTACAACGAACCTTGGTATCAAGGTGATACTATTTCGGTTGGTATCGGGCAAGGTTATTGGTCTTCAACCCCAATCCAACTAGCTAAAGCTACCGCAATTGTCGCCAGTCGCGGATTACGTCCCGTGCCGCAATTAATCAGAGATATTAAGTACACCAATGGCGATGTCTATGAACCTGTCGTTGAATTACCGCCGCTAAAATTAAAAGAGCCAGCAAACTGGCAAGTTGCTAAAGATGGCATGCACGGCGTAGTAACAAAAAGTAACGGTACTGCACGCCGCGCTTTTGCTAACGCATCTTATAGCGCCGCAGGCAAATCAGGTACAGCACAGCTATACCAACTTGGTGAAGAAAAATACGACGCAAGTAAGATCCGTGAACGCTTACGTGATAACGCCATGTTTGTGGCTTATGCGCCGTTTGAAGAACCAGAAATTTCTGCCACTATCATTCTTGAAAATGCCGGTGGTGGTAGCTCACAAGCCGCACCATCAGCACGCCGTTTATTTGATGTCTACTTTGACAATAAAAAGGAAAATTAA
- the rsfS gene encoding ribosome silencing factor — translation MQTSELQAFVLDKIEDMKARDIQVLDVKGKSPVTDLMIVCTGTSKTHVKSISNHLYLEAKSHEVFVMGIEGMEDSEWVLVDMGDVVVHIMQQQTRDLYQLEQLWQSVGA, via the coding sequence TTGCAAACTTCTGAACTGCAAGCATTTGTACTAGACAAAATTGAAGACATGAAAGCCCGCGACATCCAAGTTCTTGATGTTAAAGGTAAATCACCAGTGACAGATCTAATGATCGTATGTACTGGCACATCTAAAACTCACGTTAAATCAATTTCTAACCATCTTTACCTTGAAGCTAAAAGTCACGAAGTATTCGTGATGGGCATTGAAGGTATGGAAGATAGTGAATGGGTTTTAGTTGATATGGGTGATGTAGTTGTACACATCATGCAACAACAAACGCGTGATCTTTACCAATTAGAGCAACTTTGGCAGTCTGTAGGGGCATAG
- a CDS encoding septal ring lytic transglycosylase RlpA family protein, whose translation MRNKQRLTLLCICGLLAACSSSRYQYSDDHAPENIPQLDDIADAVPTPQTYSRYANRDYQVRGIDYEVWRDIKTLTQEGKASWYGNKFHGHDTSNGEVYDMFSMSAAHKNLPLPSFVKVTNLGNDKTVVVRVNDRGPFHPDRIIDLSYAAAYKLDMLQAGTANVRVELIIPTADNSSLFTPTPQWFIQVLASSNEAKAQNIADTLGTKYNTENRLVISGKFHRVQLGPFSESEQAQNLLATVQKKYTNAYVLKELSSKTVSNK comes from the coding sequence ATGCGCAATAAACAACGATTAACCTTACTTTGTATCTGCGGCCTCTTGGCCGCCTGTTCTTCTTCGCGTTATCAATACAGTGATGATCACGCGCCAGAGAACATTCCTCAGCTTGATGACATTGCTGATGCAGTTCCGACGCCGCAAACCTATAGCCGCTATGCCAATCGCGATTATCAGGTGCGTGGTATCGACTATGAAGTATGGCGAGACATTAAAACCTTAACCCAAGAAGGTAAAGCCTCTTGGTATGGGAATAAATTTCATGGTCACGATACCTCTAACGGTGAAGTCTATGATATGTTTTCAATGTCAGCAGCACATAAGAATTTACCACTACCAAGCTTTGTGAAAGTCACCAACCTAGGTAATGATAAAACTGTCGTGGTACGCGTAAACGATCGGGGACCGTTCCACCCAGATCGTATTATCGATCTCTCTTATGCGGCTGCTTATAAACTCGATATGTTACAAGCAGGCACCGCGAATGTACGTGTTGAGTTAATCATTCCAACTGCTGATAATAGCAGTTTATTTACCCCGACACCGCAGTGGTTCATTCAGGTTTTAGCATCGAGTAACGAAGCTAAAGCACAAAACATAGCTGACACTTTAGGTACTAAATACAACACTGAAAATCGCTTAGTTATCAGTGGTAAGTTCCACCGAGTACAACTTGGGCCGTTCTCAGAATCAGAGCAAGCACAGAATTTATTAGCGACAGTACAAAAAAAGTATACAAACGCTTATGTTTTGAAGGAACTTTCCAGCAAAACCGTATCTAATAAATAA
- the lipB gene encoding lipoyl(octanoyl) transferase LipB: protein MEEHTLSEHSIIIRQLNRQPYSTIFDAMKAFTENRDENTKDELWLVEHDPVFTQGQAGKAEHMLATGDIPVVQADRGGQVTYHGPGQQVVYFLLDIRRRKLGVRALVTHIENGIVATLAESGVEAYPRADAPGVYVADKKVASLGLKIRKGCSFHGLALNVNMDLSPFLRINPCGYAGLEMTQTSDLGGATSLEEVQPKLVEHLCSLLEYTQLTFKDGLTEHE from the coding sequence ATGGAAGAACATACTTTGTCAGAACATAGCATTATAATTCGTCAGCTTAATCGCCAGCCTTACAGCACTATATTTGACGCGATGAAAGCGTTTACTGAAAACAGAGACGAAAATACGAAAGATGAGCTTTGGTTAGTTGAGCACGATCCAGTATTTACTCAAGGCCAAGCAGGTAAAGCTGAACATATGCTTGCCACAGGTGATATACCAGTGGTACAAGCCGATCGTGGTGGTCAAGTGACCTACCACGGACCTGGTCAGCAAGTCGTGTACTTTTTACTTGATATTAGACGTCGAAAGCTAGGCGTTCGTGCGCTTGTAACACACATCGAGAATGGTATTGTAGCTACATTAGCTGAATCAGGTGTTGAAGCATACCCTCGAGCAGATGCACCCGGTGTTTATGTCGCAGACAAAAAAGTTGCCTCTCTCGGCTTAAAAATCAGAAAAGGGTGCTCATTCCATGGTTTAGCTTTGAATGTAAACATGGACTTATCACCTTTTCTGCGTATTAACCCTTGCGGTTATGCGGGCTTAGAAATGACCCAAACCAGTGATCTTGGTGGTGCTACCAGCTTAGAAGAAGTTCAACCTAAGCTAGTCGAACACCTATGTTCCCTGCTAGAATACACCCAATTAACTTTCAAAGATGGATTAACAGAGCATGAGTAA
- the nadD gene encoding nicotinate-nucleotide adenylyltransferase — protein MTDFIPARAIGILGGTFDPIHYGHLRPCLDLLQQLNLAEVRLMPNHIPPHRATPGSSSAHRLAMAQLAVSQCNELNVDTRELNRTTPSYTIDTLIELAAENPHTPVCFLIGLDSLNSLHRWHRWQELLSYCHLVVSYRPNYELTLAPEVRKIFEQVQTTDVEDLQQQKQGRILLWPSTQLEISATRIRQLIEHQQNPQYLLPDNVLSYIHKHNLYK, from the coding sequence ATGACTGATTTCATCCCCGCACGTGCCATCGGTATTTTAGGCGGCACATTTGATCCGATCCATTATGGTCATCTACGCCCTTGCTTAGACTTATTGCAGCAATTAAATTTAGCTGAAGTGAGGTTGATGCCGAATCATATCCCACCACACCGCGCGACACCGGGGTCAAGCTCTGCACACCGTTTAGCCATGGCACAACTTGCCGTATCCCAGTGCAATGAATTAAATGTCGATACTCGAGAGTTAAATCGTACAACACCTTCTTATACCATCGACACCTTGATAGAGCTTGCCGCAGAAAACCCACACACACCCGTGTGTTTTTTAATCGGCCTTGACTCACTCAATAGCTTACATAGATGGCACCGCTGGCAAGAGTTACTCAGCTATTGTCACCTCGTCGTGAGTTATCGCCCAAACTATGAATTAACCTTAGCGCCTGAAGTAAGAAAAATATTTGAACAAGTGCAAACAACTGATGTCGAAGATTTACAGCAACAAAAACAGGGGCGTATATTGCTTTGGCCAAGTACGCAGTTAGAAATATCGGCGACACGGATAAGGCAGTTGATTGAACACCAGCAAAATCCGCAATATTTACTGCCTGATAATGTGTTGTCTTATATACATAAACATAACTTGTATAAGTAA
- the holA gene encoding DNA polymerase III subunit delta: MRVYPEQLDQYLKTEIKPCYLIFGEEPLLKMEAIEQIKIAAKKVGFDEHHKFHAEPTMDWPGVFNACQSMSLFSSRQTVELIFDKRPTKEDISQLNDLFKLLNPDLIIIISGPYLTKAQQSAKWFTQYFKNALFIPVGHPEGRFFANWMRHRLKRANLDAQADVITLLCRSFEGNLLAAKQEIDKLSLLHPGQTLTLAQLQASITQHSHFSSFQLVDALLAGKVNRGQRILQQLQAEGVDPIIINWGLNKEINQLYHYSLMQQQGLSVIDEMKKQRLWAGRQQIINTCLSRLSLSKIEQMLVLCSSVDSAIKTSTSIDPWLSLQMLSISFADSSLLPNFHHAEIR; encoded by the coding sequence ATGCGCGTTTATCCAGAACAGCTCGATCAGTACTTAAAAACTGAAATCAAACCCTGCTATTTAATTTTTGGCGAAGAGCCCTTGTTAAAAATGGAGGCCATTGAGCAGATTAAAATAGCCGCTAAAAAAGTCGGCTTTGATGAACACCATAAATTTCACGCCGAACCAACAATGGATTGGCCAGGTGTGTTTAATGCGTGCCAATCGATGTCGTTGTTTTCAAGCCGTCAAACTGTTGAGCTCATTTTTGACAAACGACCGACAAAAGAAGACATCAGCCAACTTAATGATTTGTTTAAGCTGCTTAACCCTGATCTCATTATCATCATCAGCGGTCCTTACTTAACCAAAGCACAACAGAGTGCCAAGTGGTTTACCCAGTATTTCAAAAATGCGCTGTTCATCCCTGTCGGTCACCCCGAAGGACGCTTTTTTGCTAACTGGATGCGCCACCGTCTAAAACGTGCCAACCTTGACGCGCAAGCAGATGTGATCACCCTGCTTTGTCGTAGCTTTGAAGGTAATTTATTGGCTGCCAAGCAAGAGATTGATAAATTATCCCTGCTCCACCCAGGTCAGACGCTCACCTTGGCGCAATTACAGGCATCAATAACCCAGCATTCACACTTTAGTAGTTTTCAGCTGGTTGATGCGTTGCTTGCCGGTAAAGTAAATCGAGGTCAACGGATCTTACAGCAATTACAAGCTGAAGGGGTTGATCCGATAATCATCAATTGGGGATTAAACAAAGAAATTAATCAGCTATATCATTATAGTTTGATGCAACAGCAAGGTCTGTCAGTCATCGACGAAATGAAAAAGCAACGTTTATGGGCAGGTCGCCAACAAATTATTAACACCTGCTTAAGCCGTTTATCATTAAGTAAAATAGAACAAATGTTAGTGCTGTGTTCTAGTGTTGATAGCGCGATCAAAACCAGTACCAGTATTGATCCTTGGTTGTCATTACAAATGTTAAGTATCAGTTTTGCTGACTCGAGCTTACTGCCCAATTTTCATCATGCCGAAATCAGATAG
- a CDS encoding D-alanyl-D-alanine carboxypeptidase family protein: MTNQFKKLILTSLVMASFSLSAAPSVIPDTPVVAAKAFILIDFDSGKVIAEKNADDSLKPASLTKMMTSYVIGQEIKAGNINLEDQVTISKNAWAKNFPDSSKMFIEVGKTITVEKLNQGIIVQSGNDACVAMAEHIAGTESAFAQLMNSWSKQLGMDATHFANSHGLDSKEQYTTARDMATLGAALIRDVPEEYRIYSQKKFTYNGITQYNRNGLLWDKSMNVDGIKTGHTSGAGFNLVSSATKDNMRLVAVVLGTKSGDARKAESKKLLNFGFRFFETVTLHEANSSIVEERVWMGEQEQVQLGLANKLTLTVPRGQAKNLTATFEIQQELSAPIVQGEVVGKVFYVLNDEEIAQADLIALEDIELGSWFSRLIDYFKLLFTGWFG; encoded by the coding sequence GTGACCAATCAATTTAAAAAACTTATCCTAACGAGCCTAGTAATGGCGAGTTTCTCATTAAGTGCAGCACCGAGCGTGATCCCAGATACCCCTGTCGTTGCAGCAAAAGCATTCATATTAATTGATTTTGATTCAGGCAAAGTTATCGCAGAGAAAAATGCTGATGATTCATTAAAGCCAGCTAGCCTAACAAAAATGATGACCAGTTATGTTATTGGTCAAGAAATTAAGGCCGGTAATATTAACCTAGAAGATCAAGTCACTATCAGTAAAAATGCCTGGGCTAAAAACTTCCCTGACTCATCAAAAATGTTCATCGAAGTGGGTAAAACGATCACAGTCGAAAAGTTGAACCAAGGTATTATTGTCCAATCAGGTAATGATGCTTGCGTAGCAATGGCTGAACACATCGCAGGTACAGAAAGCGCCTTTGCTCAGTTAATGAATTCATGGAGCAAACAGCTCGGTATGGATGCAACGCATTTTGCTAATAGCCACGGTTTAGATAGCAAAGAGCAATACACCACTGCGCGTGATATGGCGACACTCGGAGCTGCGCTCATTCGTGATGTACCTGAAGAATACCGCATTTATTCACAAAAGAAATTTACCTACAACGGTATTACCCAATACAACCGTAATGGTTTGTTATGGGATAAAAGCATGAACGTAGACGGCATTAAAACCGGCCATACTTCAGGCGCAGGTTTTAACTTAGTCTCTTCTGCAACCAAAGACAACATGCGTCTAGTTGCTGTGGTACTCGGTACTAAAAGCGGCGATGCTCGCAAAGCTGAAAGCAAAAAATTACTTAACTTCGGTTTCCGCTTTTTTGAAACAGTGACGTTGCATGAAGCAAATTCAAGTATTGTAGAAGAACGAGTGTGGATGGGTGAGCAAGAGCAAGTTCAACTTGGCCTAGCAAACAAATTAACCCTAACAGTGCCTCGCGGCCAAGCAAAAAATCTAACCGCGACGTTTGAAATCCAACAAGAACTAAGCGCACCAATTGTGCAAGGTGAAGTTGTGGGTAAAGTGTTCTACGTATTGAACGATGAAGAGATAGCTCAAGCTGATTTAATCGCCTTAGAAGACATTGAATTAGGTAGCTGGTTTAGCAGATTAATTGATTATTTCAAATTATTATTTACCGGTTGGTTTGGTTAA